From Anaerohalosphaera lusitana, one genomic window encodes:
- the recQ gene encoding DNA helicase RecQ: protein MIEQATEALKKYWGYTTFRPLQTDAVTAALDHRDSLVVLPTGGGKSLCYQVPAVTLPGMAVVVSPLISLMKDQVDALQQCGIPAARLDSSMTPPHRQAVTSCITAGKVKLLYISPERLLTDPSIEMLKSTKLSLIAIDEAHCVSMWGHDFRPEYRQLDRLKEIFPDVAVHAYTATATERVRRDIVDQLNLTDPEILVGSFDRPNLIYSIAPLNDRLAQVRKVIDAHPSDPGIVYCIRRKDVDTLTAELTAAGYKALPYHAGLADHIRKFNQEAFIYDRVNIIVATVAFGMGIDKSNVRYVIHTGMPKSLENYQQESGRAGRDGLDAHCALFYADKDYHTWKFLLRDLEPEPKRAAMDKLSQAYDFVHSFRCRHKSLSAYFGQTLEKSSCAACDMCLGTIETLPESLITAQKIISCIARLEQKYPADYTARVLIGAKDKDITANDHHELTTFALLSDRTRGIVRDWIEQLANQGHIKKTGPYRNLTLTQSAGQILKGDLTPRLLKPVRQSRSTVKQVSAVEEKAWQGVDKDLFEQLREIRRELSDKKRVPAFVVLSDATLRLLAAKRPTEYRTLIQIKGIGQKKAKTYGPTFTEAIQSYCQQNNVETNLP from the coding sequence ATGATCGAACAGGCGACCGAAGCGCTGAAAAAATACTGGGGCTACACCACCTTCCGCCCCCTACAGACCGATGCCGTCACCGCTGCGCTCGACCACCGCGACTCTCTCGTCGTCTTGCCCACCGGAGGCGGCAAATCCCTCTGCTACCAGGTCCCAGCCGTCACCCTCCCCGGCATGGCCGTCGTCGTCTCACCCCTCATATCCCTCATGAAGGACCAGGTCGACGCCCTCCAGCAGTGCGGCATACCCGCAGCCCGCCTCGACAGCTCCATGACTCCACCCCACCGCCAGGCCGTCACCTCCTGCATCACCGCCGGCAAAGTAAAGCTCCTCTACATCTCACCCGAACGCCTCCTCACCGACCCCTCCATCGAGATGCTAAAGTCCACAAAGCTCTCCCTTATCGCAATCGACGAGGCCCACTGCGTCAGCATGTGGGGCCACGATTTCCGCCCCGAGTACCGCCAGCTCGACCGCCTCAAGGAGATATTCCCCGACGTTGCCGTCCACGCCTACACCGCCACAGCCACCGAACGCGTCCGCCGCGACATCGTCGACCAGCTCAACCTCACCGACCCCGAGATCCTCGTCGGCTCCTTCGACCGCCCCAACCTTATATACAGCATCGCCCCCCTCAACGACCGCCTCGCCCAGGTCCGTAAGGTCATCGACGCACACCCATCCGACCCCGGCATCGTCTACTGCATCCGCCGCAAGGACGTCGACACCCTCACCGCCGAACTCACCGCCGCCGGATACAAGGCCCTCCCGTACCACGCGGGCCTCGCCGACCACATCCGCAAATTCAACCAGGAAGCCTTCATCTACGACCGCGTCAACATAATCGTCGCCACCGTCGCCTTCGGCATGGGCATCGACAAATCCAACGTCCGCTACGTCATTCACACCGGCATGCCCAAATCCCTCGAAAATTATCAGCAGGAGTCCGGCCGAGCCGGCCGCGACGGCCTAGACGCACATTGCGCCCTCTTCTACGCCGACAAGGACTACCACACCTGGAAGTTCCTCCTCAGGGACCTCGAACCCGAGCCAAAACGCGCAGCCATGGACAAACTCTCCCAGGCCTACGACTTCGTCCACTCCTTCCGCTGCCGACACAAGTCCCTCTCCGCCTACTTCGGCCAGACCCTCGAAAAATCCTCCTGCGCCGCCTGCGACATGTGCCTCGGCACCATCGAAACTCTCCCCGAATCTCTCATCACCGCCCAGAAGATCATCTCCTGCATCGCTCGCCTCGAGCAGAAATACCCCGCCGACTACACCGCTCGCGTCCTCATCGGCGCAAAAGACAAAGACATCACCGCCAACGACCACCACGAACTCACCACCTTCGCACTTCTATCCGACCGCACCCGAGGCATCGTTCGCGACTGGATCGAACAGCTCGCCAACCAGGGCCATATCAAAAAGACCGGCCCATACCGCAACCTCACTCTCACCCAGTCCGCGGGCCAGATCCTCAAGGGCGACCTAACTCCACGCCTGCTCAAACCCGTCCGCCAGTCCCGCTCCACCGTCAAACAGGTCTCCGCCGTCGAAGAAAAAGCCTGGCAGGGCGTCGATAAGGATCTTTTCGAGCAGCTCCGCGAGATTCGCCGCGAACTCTCCGACAAAAAACGCGTCCCCGCCTTTGTCGTCCTCTCAGACGCAACCCTCCGCCTGCTCGCCGCCAAACGCCCCACGGAATACCGCACCCTCATCCAGATAAAAGGCATAGGCCAGAAAAAAGCAAAAACCTACGGCCCAACCTTCACCGAAGCGATCCAATCCTACTGCCAACAAAACAACGTAGAAACAAACCTGCCCTAA
- a CDS encoding N-acetylmuramoyl-L-alanine amidase: MKNPARTAKVVVSLIVSMTLGAGILMALDDKAISEGAFSLASYTRLNSIDKAANPVEAALRQWEQVEVYCANISSDTDSHFTIYNDVLGEDGVIEQTNSWRKQRSCDADGSKTIRVCVVTGVENKPSDCQLKRTAALIEKLRRKCGINNRDIYYPSNWQI; the protein is encoded by the coding sequence ATGAAAAATCCCGCCAGAACAGCGAAGGTCGTAGTCTCGCTAATCGTGTCGATGACACTTGGCGCGGGTATTCTCATGGCTTTGGATGACAAAGCTATCTCCGAGGGGGCATTCAGCCTGGCGAGCTACACGCGTCTGAACAGTATTGACAAGGCAGCGAATCCTGTCGAGGCAGCGCTTCGGCAGTGGGAGCAGGTCGAGGTCTACTGTGCGAATATCAGCAGTGATACCGACAGCCATTTCACTATCTACAACGACGTGCTCGGTGAGGACGGCGTTATCGAGCAGACCAACAGTTGGCGTAAGCAGCGTAGCTGCGATGCGGACGGGAGCAAGACGATCCGAGTTTGTGTGGTCACGGGGGTTGAGAACAAGCCTTCGGATTGTCAGCTCAAGAGGACGGCGGCACTGATCGAGAAGCTCCGCCGCAAATGCGGTATCAACAACCGCGACATCTACTATCCTTCGAACTGGCAGATATAG
- a CDS encoding phosphoenolpyruvate carboxykinase (GTP) — protein sequence MLTQSKFDKIVSPEDLRKITALNNEKLNAFIADAISLCQPRDLFICTDSPADHAHIRKMALETGDEFPLATPGHTCHFDGYRDQARDPAHTAYLLEPGQTLGKNIKSIDRTAGLKEVRSYLKGSYRNRTMIICFWCLGPTDSPFSISAVQITDSPYVAHSESILCRPGYDQFKNLDGSSDFFAFLHASGPLDSHHCSTETDKRRIYIDLDDETVYTVNTQYAGNSVGLKKLALRLAIHRASSENWLAEHMFVMGAHGPNGRVTYFTGAFPSACGKTSTAMLPHQTIVGDDIAYIRNIDGRARTVNVEHGIFGIIRSVNPDDDPEIYRALTTPAEVIFTNVLVSDGKPYWTGMKAELPQTGENHSGDWHTGKLDSDGKPVPPSHRNARYTVRLSELPNRDPHTDDPAGVPLSGIIYGGRDSDTLVPVEQAYNWTEGIILKGASIESQTTAATLGKEGVRKFNIMSNMDFVAIPLGRYVENNLDFGHSLQSPPAIFSTNYFLQNENGDFLNGKLDKTVWLLWAELRVHNDVPAINTPTGLIPRYEDLVPLFADKLNKDYTESDYTKQFTIRIPQLLEKYHRVENIYRTTVADTPRIVFDTFKHTRNRLIAAQKRYGDYINPFDLAK from the coding sequence ATGCTCACTCAAAGCAAGTTCGATAAAATCGTCTCACCCGAGGACCTGCGAAAGATCACCGCCCTTAACAACGAAAAGCTCAACGCCTTCATCGCCGACGCCATCTCCCTCTGCCAACCCCGCGACCTGTTCATCTGCACTGATTCCCCCGCGGATCATGCCCATATCCGCAAAATGGCCCTCGAAACAGGCGATGAGTTCCCCCTCGCAACCCCCGGCCACACCTGCCACTTCGACGGCTACCGCGACCAGGCACGCGACCCCGCTCACACCGCCTACCTCCTCGAACCGGGTCAAACACTTGGCAAAAACATAAAGTCCATTGACAGGACCGCGGGCCTTAAAGAGGTCCGTTCATACCTCAAAGGCTCCTACCGAAACCGCACCATGATCATCTGTTTCTGGTGCCTCGGCCCAACCGATTCCCCATTTTCCATCTCCGCCGTACAGATCACCGACTCACCATACGTCGCACACAGCGAATCCATTCTCTGCCGCCCCGGCTACGATCAATTCAAGAACCTCGACGGCAGCTCAGACTTCTTCGCATTCCTCCACGCCAGCGGCCCCCTCGACTCCCACCACTGCAGCACCGAAACCGACAAACGCCGCATCTACATCGATCTCGACGACGAAACAGTCTACACCGTAAACACCCAGTACGCCGGCAACTCCGTCGGCCTCAAAAAACTCGCCCTCCGCCTCGCCATACACCGCGCATCCTCCGAAAACTGGCTCGCCGAGCACATGTTCGTCATGGGCGCCCACGGCCCCAACGGCCGCGTCACATACTTCACCGGCGCATTCCCCTCCGCCTGCGGCAAAACTTCCACCGCCATGCTCCCTCACCAGACCATTGTCGGCGACGACATCGCATACATCCGCAACATCGACGGCCGCGCCCGAACCGTAAACGTCGAACACGGCATCTTCGGCATCATCAGAAGCGTAAACCCCGACGATGACCCGGAGATATACCGCGCACTCACCACCCCCGCTGAGGTCATCTTCACAAACGTACTCGTCTCGGACGGCAAACCATACTGGACCGGCATGAAAGCCGAACTGCCCCAAACCGGCGAAAACCACTCAGGCGACTGGCACACAGGCAAACTCGACTCCGACGGCAAACCAGTCCCGCCCTCACACCGCAACGCCCGCTACACCGTCCGCCTTTCAGAGCTGCCCAACCGCGATCCCCACACGGATGACCCCGCGGGAGTACCCCTCTCCGGCATCATATACGGCGGAAGAGACAGCGACACACTCGTTCCCGTCGAGCAGGCCTACAACTGGACCGAGGGCATCATACTAAAAGGTGCATCAATCGAGTCCCAGACCACCGCCGCAACACTCGGCAAAGAGGGCGTCCGCAAGTTCAACATAATGTCAAACATGGACTTCGTAGCAATACCGCTCGGCCGATACGTCGAAAACAACCTCGACTTCGGCCATTCGCTCCAGTCCCCGCCTGCCATTTTCTCCACGAACTACTTCCTCCAGAACGAAAACGGCGACTTCCTCAACGGCAAGCTTGACAAAACAGTCTGGCTCCTCTGGGCCGAACTCCGCGTCCACAACGACGTCCCCGCAATCAACACCCCAACGGGCCTGATCCCCCGCTACGAGGACCTCGTCCCGCTCTTCGCCGACAAACTCAACAAGGACTACACAGAATCCGACTACACAAAACAGTTCACCATCCGCATCCCGCAACTGCTCGAAAAATACCATCGCGTCGAAAACATCTACCGCACAACCGTCGCCGACACCCCGCGCATAGTCTTCGACACATTCAAACACACCCGAAACCGCCTCATCGCCGCCCAAAAACGCTACGGCGACTACATAAACCCCTTCGATCTCGCAAAATAG
- the msrB gene encoding peptide-methionine (R)-S-oxide reductase MsrB, whose translation MSYEVEKSEQQWREDLTRDQYNVLREGGTEKPFTGKYYKFFEDGVYKCGACGEELFYSKDKFDSGCGWPAFAQPTQRENIEERIDKSHGMVRTEIRCAKCGSHLGHVFTDGPAPTGLRYCVNSAALEFNAMIGTEKKEEK comes from the coding sequence TACGAAGTCGAAAAATCCGAACAACAATGGCGCGAAGATCTCACACGCGACCAATACAACGTTCTCCGCGAAGGCGGAACCGAAAAACCGTTCACAGGAAAATACTACAAATTTTTCGAAGACGGCGTATACAAGTGCGGAGCATGCGGAGAAGAGCTTTTCTACTCCAAGGACAAATTCGATTCCGGTTGCGGCTGGCCCGCCTTCGCCCAGCCTACCCAGCGTGAGAACATCGAAGAACGCATCGACAAATCCCACGGCATGGTCAGAACCGAAATACGCTGCGCCAAATGCGGCAGCCATCTGGGCCACGTCTTCACCGACGGCCCGGCACCCACCGGCCTTAGATATTGCGTAAACTCCGCCGCCCTCGAATTCAACGCAATGATCGGAACCGAAAAGAAGGAAGAAAAATAA